In Bacillota bacterium, a single window of DNA contains:
- a CDS encoding M42 family metallopeptidase, whose product MDQTLKLLKEITDAPGVPGFEHEVRKVIRSYMDGQAEITTDRIGSIICKKVGNTEGPRIMIAGHMDEVGFMVSKVTKEGFVKFQTLGGWWSQVMLGQKVTIKTRKGDITGILGSKPPHILTPEERSKVVNIDDMFIDVCAADETEAKEVFGIRPGDPIVPDATFTVMKNEKFLMAKAWDDRLGCALFIEVIKALQNVEHANTVFGVGTVQEEVGLRGATTSSFVVNPDIGFALEVGIAGDTPGAEKMTEKLGKGPALLMYDASMIPHVKLRDFVIDVAAEVGIPLQFDVMPGGGTDAGRIHVTGRGVPSLVIAVPTRYIHSHYGIIHRDDYEHAVKLVVELVKRLDNDKVAELNAD is encoded by the coding sequence ATGGACCAAACCCTTAAACTACTTAAAGAGATAACTGACGCCCCCGGAGTGCCTGGCTTTGAACACGAAGTTCGCAAAGTAATTCGATCCTACATGGATGGGCAAGCAGAAATCACCACCGATCGCATCGGAAGCATCATCTGCAAAAAGGTGGGGAACACTGAGGGCCCCCGCATCATGATTGCCGGACACATGGATGAAGTCGGCTTCATGGTCAGCAAGGTCACCAAGGAAGGTTTCGTCAAATTTCAAACTTTAGGCGGCTGGTGGAGCCAAGTCATGCTCGGACAAAAAGTAACTATCAAGACCAGAAAAGGGGATATTACAGGCATACTAGGGTCTAAACCCCCTCATATTCTCACGCCTGAAGAGCGCAGTAAGGTCGTTAATATTGACGATATGTTTATTGACGTCTGTGCAGCCGATGAGACTGAGGCCAAGGAGGTCTTTGGTATTCGCCCCGGGGACCCCATTGTACCAGACGCAACTTTTACGGTCATGAAGAATGAAAAGTTTCTCATGGCTAAAGCATGGGATGACCGGCTAGGGTGCGCACTGTTCATCGAAGTCATTAAAGCGCTGCAGAACGTAGAGCACGCCAACACAGTCTTTGGCGTAGGTACGGTACAGGAAGAGGTCGGTTTGCGCGGTGCAACGACTAGCTCTTTTGTAGTTAATCCTGACATAGGTTTTGCCCTCGAAGTAGGCATTGCCGGAGATACGCCAGGTGCCGAGAAAATGACCGAGAAGCTTGGCAAGGGCCCAGCGCTGCTCATGTACGATGCCTCGATGATACCACATGTTAAGCTGCGTGATTTTGTCATTGATGTCGCTGCGGAAGTAGGTATTCCACTGCAGTTTGACGTTATGCCTGGTGGCGGTACTGACGCGGGACGCATCCATGTGACCGGACGCGGGGTTCCTAGCCTTGTTATTGCCGTGCCTACGCGCTACATTCATAGTCACTACGGGATCATCCACCGGGATGATTATGAGCACGCAGTGAAACTAGTAGTCGAACTAGTGAAGAGGCTCGACAACGACAAAGTAGCCGAATTGAACGCAGATTAG
- the spoIVA gene encoding stage IV sporulation protein A, giving the protein MAQFDLLKDIAERTGGDIYLGIVGPVRTGKSTFIKRFMELVVLPNIDDENVRDRTRDELPQSGAGRTIMTVEPKFIPDEAVELALKPGLSARIRLVDCVGYTVKGARGYADENGPRMVQTPWHDEPITFESAAEIGTQKVIEEHSTVGIVITADGSFSDIAREEFVAAEERVVAELRRIGKPFLVILNSSRPTEPETVELRNELEKRLNVTVLALNCAKMTEEDISTVLKESLYEFPVKEVNINLPTWVEVLDKKHYLRVQLEGAVNDGVKTVTKLRDIDRLIEELYTCDAVLEVVLQDIDLAQGAAKIELTTPEHLYYDALTEAAGEDVRGQDTILRLVKTLSVSRHEYERIRHAYRDSRLAGYGISPPSLEEMALDQPEIIRQGNRFGVRLRATAPSFHIIRVDVESEIAPIVGTEKQSEDLIRYLVDEFEANPEKLWEANIFGKSLQHLVREGIQNKLLTMPDDAQGKLRECLRRIVNEGSGGLIAIIL; this is encoded by the coding sequence ATGGCTCAGTTTGATTTACTAAAAGACATCGCGGAAAGAACTGGCGGAGACATCTATCTTGGGATCGTAGGCCCTGTGCGTACCGGCAAATCCACGTTCATAAAGCGGTTCATGGAGCTTGTGGTGCTCCCTAACATAGATGACGAGAATGTTAGGGATAGAACTAGGGATGAGCTGCCGCAGAGTGGGGCAGGGCGCACTATCATGACTGTGGAGCCTAAGTTCATTCCTGACGAGGCGGTCGAACTGGCGCTTAAGCCTGGGCTATCCGCCAGAATACGCTTGGTGGACTGCGTGGGCTACACCGTTAAGGGCGCCCGTGGCTATGCTGACGAAAACGGTCCGCGCATGGTCCAGACGCCGTGGCACGACGAACCAATCACCTTCGAAAGTGCGGCTGAAATAGGCACGCAGAAAGTCATTGAAGAACACTCTACGGTGGGCATTGTAATTACTGCTGACGGTTCCTTCTCTGACATTGCGCGGGAGGAATTCGTAGCGGCGGAAGAACGAGTTGTAGCCGAACTAAGGCGAATTGGCAAGCCCTTCTTGGTCATCCTCAACTCAAGTCGACCCACCGAACCAGAGACCGTCGAGCTGAGAAATGAGCTAGAAAAAAGGCTCAACGTCACTGTCTTGGCCCTCAATTGCGCTAAAATGACCGAGGAGGACATCTCGACAGTCCTTAAAGAGTCGCTGTATGAGTTCCCCGTAAAAGAGGTCAACATCAATCTCCCCACATGGGTAGAAGTATTAGACAAGAAACACTACCTACGCGTACAACTAGAGGGTGCCGTAAATGACGGTGTCAAAACTGTAACAAAGCTAAGAGATATAGACCGCCTTATCGAGGAGCTTTACACCTGTGATGCGGTGTTAGAGGTGGTCTTGCAGGACATCGACCTAGCACAGGGAGCTGCCAAGATTGAACTTACCACACCGGAGCACCTTTACTACGATGCCCTGACAGAGGCGGCTGGTGAAGATGTACGAGGTCAAGACACTATACTTAGGCTCGTAAAGACCCTATCCGTGAGCAGACATGAATACGAGAGAATCCGCCATGCCTACAGGGATTCGCGCCTGGCCGGCTATGGGATTTCGCCACCAAGCTTAGAAGAAATGGCGCTCGATCAGCCTGAGATTATTCGGCAGGGAAATCGTTTTGGTGTTCGTCTGCGTGCTACTGCGCCCTCCTTCCATATAATCCGTGTCGATGTCGAAAGCGAGATTGCCCCTATTGTGGGTACGGAAAAACAGAGTGAAGACCTCATTAGATACCTGGTGGACGAATTTGAAGCGAATCCGGAAAAGTTGTGGGAGGCCAATATCTTCGGCAAATCCTTGCAACACCTTGTGCGTGAGGGCATCCAAAACAAGCTGTTGACCATGCCTGACGACGCCCAAGGGAAGCTCAGGGAATGCCTACGACGCATCGTCAATGAAGGTAGCGGCGGGCTGATCGCGATTATTCTCTAG
- a CDS encoding aromatase/cyclase: protein MPFIEVSTVVAGDISGIWEIVSDMEGYPKFMPNLQSVTIEERGENSTVSSWVSNVDGRVIRWRERDVFFPAEYRIAYNQISGDLKKFEGQWLLEEVTEGVKIVLTVDFEFGIPMVATLLNPLLKKKVRENSEGMLAAIKGLCEGK from the coding sequence ATGCCATTTATTGAAGTCTCGACTGTTGTGGCGGGCGATATCTCCGGCATTTGGGAGATAGTCTCTGACATGGAGGGGTATCCTAAATTCATGCCCAATCTGCAGAGCGTTACTATCGAAGAGCGCGGTGAAAATAGTACTGTAAGTAGCTGGGTAAGTAATGTCGATGGGCGCGTGATTAGGTGGCGTGAGCGTGATGTGTTTTTTCCGGCTGAATATAGGATCGCCTACAATCAAATTAGCGGAGATCTCAAGAAGTTCGAGGGCCAGTGGCTTCTAGAGGAAGTTACGGAGGGCGTAAAAATAGTGCTCACGGTGGACTTCGAATTTGGCATCCCCATGGTGGCCACACTACTTAACCCTTTGCTAAAAAAGAAAGTTCGCGAGAACAGTGAGGGCATGCTCGCGGCGATCAAAGGGCTCTGCGAAGGCAAGTAG
- a CDS encoding aminotransferase class III-fold pyridoxal phosphate-dependent enzyme: protein MEHRDAELVAEQIIDKYEKYLNPGLSRLFRYMGLATVEWEAKGSVVTDIKGDRYLDLLGGYGMYGAGHSHPKIVQAVKDQLDRMSMSTKILLNKPMADLAELLAQVTPGDLQYSFFGNSGAEAVEAALKLAKLATKKQGIISTIGAFHGKTLGALSATGREVFRQPFLPLLPGFKHVPYGDAQAVREAIDEHTAAVIVEPIQGEGGVIVPPQGYLRELREICDAAKVLLIVDEVQTGMGRTGKLFAVEHEGVVPDIICLAKALGGGIMPIGAIVARPHLWDGMIEAPFLHTTTFGGNPLACAAAIAAIQVTLEEDLPARAATMGDRFLVALEAAKEKYPDIIADVRGRGLIIGIEFTDAGYAGFAISELVNNKILAAYTLNNPKVIRVEPPLVITAEEVDLALAVWEKIFAAAAEMKDDI from the coding sequence ATGGAACATAGGGATGCTGAGTTAGTGGCGGAACAAATCATTGATAAGTACGAGAAATACTTAAATCCTGGTTTATCGCGCCTTTTCCGTTACATGGGATTGGCTACTGTGGAATGGGAAGCTAAGGGCTCTGTAGTTACCGATATTAAGGGCGATCGATACCTCGATTTACTCGGCGGATACGGTATGTATGGAGCCGGTCATTCTCATCCTAAGATTGTTCAAGCTGTCAAGGATCAACTAGATCGTATGAGTATGTCGACGAAAATACTGTTAAATAAACCAATGGCCGATTTAGCTGAGCTACTAGCACAAGTGACCCCAGGTGATCTCCAGTATTCGTTTTTTGGCAACAGCGGGGCAGAAGCGGTCGAAGCGGCGCTTAAACTCGCTAAACTGGCCACGAAAAAACAAGGCATAATTTCAACCATAGGTGCCTTCCACGGCAAGACTCTTGGCGCACTGAGTGCAACTGGGCGTGAGGTTTTTCGGCAGCCCTTTTTACCCTTGCTTCCTGGTTTCAAGCATGTACCATATGGCGATGCCCAAGCTGTGCGGGAGGCGATCGATGAACATACCGCGGCGGTTATAGTCGAGCCTATACAGGGCGAGGGCGGAGTAATTGTGCCGCCACAGGGTTACCTTAGGGAGCTTCGAGAGATTTGCGATGCGGCCAAGGTGCTACTTATTGTCGATGAAGTTCAGACAGGCATGGGACGTACGGGCAAGCTTTTTGCGGTAGAGCACGAGGGCGTGGTGCCCGACATTATCTGCTTGGCCAAAGCGCTTGGAGGTGGGATTATGCCCATTGGCGCCATTGTGGCCAGGCCGCACCTTTGGGATGGTATGATTGAGGCGCCCTTCCTGCATACAACTACCTTTGGCGGCAACCCACTGGCGTGTGCAGCGGCCATAGCGGCCATTCAGGTAACGCTTGAAGAAGACCTCCCCGCGCGAGCAGCAACTATGGGTGATCGCTTCCTAGTTGCCCTAGAGGCCGCCAAAGAGAAGTACCCAGACATTATTGCCGATGTACGCGGTAGAGGGCTAATTATCGGTATCGAGTTCACTGATGCGGGCTATGCTGGCTTTGCCATTTCGGAGCTTGTAAACAACAAGATCTTAGCGGCATACACACTAAATAATCCTAAGGTCATTCGCGTTGAGCCCCCACTCGTGATCACTGCAGAAGAAGTGGACTTGGCGCTTGCTGTCTGGGAGAAAATCTTTGCTGCAGCAGCAGAGATGAAAGACGATATTTAG
- a CDS encoding extracellular solute-binding protein: protein MNKKVLYIGLAVLLLIVSFVSGTMLNRGAVTAGQQVINIYTSRHYGVESVFNEFTKQTGIEIRFTTGSDAALRQRLQAEGKHTLADMYIAVDAGNLWLAAQDGLLAEVTSQALQANIPAHLRDEGNRWFGLTKRVRTIMYHPDRVTPAELSTYEALTDPKWKGRLVMRPSTHSYTQSLVSSLIAAHGPAQAEEIVRGWVANEPTLIDSDTRILEALAAGQGDVALANHYYLGRLLEGNPNFPIRVFWANQDDRGAHANISGAGITAHARNRDNALKLLEWLSSPAGQKLFADSNHEFPANPEVAPHAIIAAFGEFKTDPLNMGEFGRLQKDAVELLNRAGYR from the coding sequence ATGAACAAGAAGGTTCTCTACATCGGGCTGGCAGTGCTGCTGCTAATCGTTTCTTTTGTGAGCGGAACGATGCTAAATCGCGGTGCTGTGACTGCAGGCCAACAGGTCATCAATATTTACACTTCTCGTCACTATGGCGTTGAATCTGTATTTAATGAGTTCACTAAGCAGACTGGTATCGAAATTAGATTTACCACTGGCTCAGATGCCGCCTTGCGGCAACGTCTTCAAGCGGAAGGCAAGCATACCCTCGCCGACATGTACATCGCCGTAGATGCTGGCAATTTGTGGCTAGCTGCGCAAGATGGCCTTTTGGCAGAAGTCACTAGCCAGGCCCTGCAAGCTAATATTCCTGCCCATCTGCGCGACGAGGGCAACCGCTGGTTCGGTCTTACCAAGCGCGTACGCACCATTATGTACCACCCTGACCGGGTTACCCCCGCAGAACTTTCGACTTACGAGGCTCTCACTGACCCCAAGTGGAAAGGTCGTCTCGTCATGAGGCCTTCAACTCACTCTTACACTCAATCATTGGTTTCGAGCCTTATAGCGGCGCATGGTCCTGCCCAAGCAGAGGAAATTGTGCGCGGCTGGGTAGCTAATGAACCTACGCTCATCGATAGCGATACACGTATTCTCGAGGCACTGGCGGCTGGGCAAGGGGATGTTGCTCTTGCCAACCACTACTACTTGGGTCGTCTACTCGAGGGCAATCCTAACTTCCCCATTAGAGTTTTCTGGGCCAATCAAGATGACCGCGGAGCGCATGCCAATATCAGCGGCGCTGGCATTACCGCCCATGCCCGTAATCGCGACAATGCTCTTAAACTACTCGAATGGTTAAGTTCCCCCGCAGGACAAAAACTGTTTGCTGATTCTAACCACGAGTTCCCTGCCAACCCCGAAGTAGCTCCCCATGCGATTATCGCTGCCTTTGGCGAGTTTAAGACAGACCCCCTCAACATGGGTGAGTTTGGCCGTTTGCAGAAGGACGCTGTTGAGCTCCTAAATCGGGCAGGATACAGATAA